The proteins below come from a single Oncorhynchus gorbuscha isolate QuinsamMale2020 ecotype Even-year linkage group LG12, OgorEven_v1.0, whole genome shotgun sequence genomic window:
- the armc1l gene encoding armadillo repeat containing 1, like isoform X1, whose amino-acid sequence MQRDRSCSTNEASPFPQNRCFVCVHEPVCLALRDLASEPQNREAIVQDQGCLPGLVLFLDHQDPQVLFATLQTMRYLAEWPLNVTTMKNELGMMVSLVTLMERSGLCDDINTLSREVYGILSAPPTPAPPSPEKERRRNKPQFFLNSSKGKNKSVTLHIQGLDSTAQRGVCEEALLKVKGVISFTFQMASKRCTVRIRSDLPTESLASAIAATKVLSAQQVVRNEVGDEVLLPLSVCGGNVREENVSIPDYLPEDESPESETDRAVSRTAAKDNTSGSWLGSAATFLTRSFYW is encoded by the exons ATGCAACGTGACAGAAGCTGTTCGACGAATGAGGCTTCCCCCTTTCCACAAAATCGTTGTTTTGTCTGTGTGCACGAGCCGGTTTGTCTCGCG CTCCGGGACCTGGCGTCGGAGCCCCAGAACCGGGAGGCAAtagtccaggaccagggctgtctcccCGGTCTGGTTCTCTTCCTGGACCACCAGGACCCGCAAGTGCTGTTCGCCACCCTGCAG ACTATGCGCTACCTGGCAGAGTGGCCCCTGAACGTCACCACTATGAAGAATGAACTGGGCATGATGGTCAGCCTGGTGACCCTGATGGAGAG GAGTGGTTTGTGTGATGACATCAATACCCTGTCGCGGGAGGTGTATGGAATCCTGAGTGCCCCGCCCACCCCAGCCCCGCCCAgcccagagaaagagaggaggagaaacaaaCCCCAGTTCTTCCTCAACTCCTCCAAAGGGAAGAACAAGTCTGTCACTCTGCACATCCAAGGCCTGGACAGCACT GCCCAGcgaggtgtgtgtgaggaggctctgcTGAAGGTGAAAGGAGTGATCAGCTTCACCTTCCAGATGGCTTCTAAGAGATGCACCGTTCGCATCCGCTCTGACCTGCCCACTGAA AGTCTGGCGTCGGCCATCGCTGCTACCAAGGTGCTGTCAGCCCAACAGGTGGTGAGGAATGAAGTTGGGGATGAG gtCCTGCTCCccctcagtgtgtgtggtggtaatgTGAGGGAGGAGAACGTATCAATACCAGACTACCTCCCAGAGGACGAGAGTCCCGAGAGCGAGACGGACCGCGCCGTGTCCCGTACCGCAGCCAAGGACAACACCTCTGGCAGCTGGCTCGGCTCAGCAGCCACTTTCCTCACCAGATCCTTCTACTGGTGA
- the armc1l gene encoding armadillo repeat containing 1, like isoform X3 — MRYLAEWPLNVTTMKNELGMMVSLVTLMERSGLCDDINTLSREVYGILSAPPTPAPPSPEKERRRNKPQFFLNSSKGKNKSVTLHIQGLDSTAQRGVCEEALLKVKGVISFTFQMASKRCTVRIRSDLPTESLASAIAATKVLSAQQVVRNEVGDEVLLPLSVCGGNVREENVSIPDYLPEDESPESETDRAVSRTAAKDNTSGSWLGSAATFLTRSFYW; from the exons ATGCGCTACCTGGCAGAGTGGCCCCTGAACGTCACCACTATGAAGAATGAACTGGGCATGATGGTCAGCCTGGTGACCCTGATGGAGAG GAGTGGTTTGTGTGATGACATCAATACCCTGTCGCGGGAGGTGTATGGAATCCTGAGTGCCCCGCCCACCCCAGCCCCGCCCAgcccagagaaagagaggaggagaaacaaaCCCCAGTTCTTCCTCAACTCCTCCAAAGGGAAGAACAAGTCTGTCACTCTGCACATCCAAGGCCTGGACAGCACT GCCCAGcgaggtgtgtgtgaggaggctctgcTGAAGGTGAAAGGAGTGATCAGCTTCACCTTCCAGATGGCTTCTAAGAGATGCACCGTTCGCATCCGCTCTGACCTGCCCACTGAA AGTCTGGCGTCGGCCATCGCTGCTACCAAGGTGCTGTCAGCCCAACAGGTGGTGAGGAATGAAGTTGGGGATGAG gtCCTGCTCCccctcagtgtgtgtggtggtaatgTGAGGGAGGAGAACGTATCAATACCAGACTACCTCCCAGAGGACGAGAGTCCCGAGAGCGAGACGGACCGCGCCGTGTCCCGTACCGCAGCCAAGGACAACACCTCTGGCAGCTGGCTCGGCTCAGCAGCCACTTTCCTCACCAGATCCTTCTACTGGTGA
- the armc1l gene encoding armadillo repeat containing 1, like isoform X2, whose protein sequence is MMDALSVVTQLRDLASEPQNREAIVQDQGCLPGLVLFLDHQDPQVLFATLQTMRYLAEWPLNVTTMKNELGMMVSLVTLMERSGLCDDINTLSREVYGILSAPPTPAPPSPEKERRRNKPQFFLNSSKGKNKSVTLHIQGLDSTAQRGVCEEALLKVKGVISFTFQMASKRCTVRIRSDLPTESLASAIAATKVLSAQQVVRNEVGDEVLLPLSVCGGNVREENVSIPDYLPEDESPESETDRAVSRTAAKDNTSGSWLGSAATFLTRSFYW, encoded by the exons ATGATGGATGCTCTGTCTGTGGTGACCCAGCTCCGGGACCTGGCGTCGGAGCCCCAGAACCGGGAGGCAAtagtccaggaccagggctgtctcccCGGTCTGGTTCTCTTCCTGGACCACCAGGACCCGCAAGTGCTGTTCGCCACCCTGCAG ACTATGCGCTACCTGGCAGAGTGGCCCCTGAACGTCACCACTATGAAGAATGAACTGGGCATGATGGTCAGCCTGGTGACCCTGATGGAGAG GAGTGGTTTGTGTGATGACATCAATACCCTGTCGCGGGAGGTGTATGGAATCCTGAGTGCCCCGCCCACCCCAGCCCCGCCCAgcccagagaaagagaggaggagaaacaaaCCCCAGTTCTTCCTCAACTCCTCCAAAGGGAAGAACAAGTCTGTCACTCTGCACATCCAAGGCCTGGACAGCACT GCCCAGcgaggtgtgtgtgaggaggctctgcTGAAGGTGAAAGGAGTGATCAGCTTCACCTTCCAGATGGCTTCTAAGAGATGCACCGTTCGCATCCGCTCTGACCTGCCCACTGAA AGTCTGGCGTCGGCCATCGCTGCTACCAAGGTGCTGTCAGCCCAACAGGTGGTGAGGAATGAAGTTGGGGATGAG gtCCTGCTCCccctcagtgtgtgtggtggtaatgTGAGGGAGGAGAACGTATCAATACCAGACTACCTCCCAGAGGACGAGAGTCCCGAGAGCGAGACGGACCGCGCCGTGTCCCGTACCGCAGCCAAGGACAACACCTCTGGCAGCTGGCTCGGCTCAGCAGCCACTTTCCTCACCAGATCCTTCTACTGGTGA